CAGGCTCTGATGGCGGGAAACCGCCGGTTTGCAGAGGCTTGGCGCAGGGCCGATCAAAACAACTGGGCCACACAGCAAGCACCCAGTCCAGACCCACGCTGCTTCAACTCCCCTCGAGCTTTGGCCAAAAGCCAGCACCCCTGGGCGACTGTGCTCACCTGCTCTGATTCACGGGTATCGCCGAGCTGGGTGTTCGACACCACCCCTGGAGACCTATTCGTGATTCGCAACGCCGGCAACAGCGCGTTTGACGAAGCGATCGCTTCGGTGGAGTACGGCGTCAGCGTTCTCAAGACGCCACTGGTGATGGTGATGGGACACAGCGGCTGCGGAGCCGTCACGGCAGCGATGGACGCCAACCCGCTCACCCCTTCGCTGGACCGGCTAATCCAACCCATCCAGGAGAGCATCAACGGCAGCAGCGATCTGGCGGAGGCCGTCAGGAGCAATGCCCTCGCCAGCGCCTCCACGCTGATCCAACGCAGCGCCGTTCTGGCCGATGCCAAAACCAGCGGTGCGCTGAAACTGGTGGTGGGTTATTTCCAACTCAGCAGCGGTGTTGTCACCTTGATCGAATGACGCAAAACCTGAGTCATCTGAACCAGCAAGGCGAGGTTCACATGGTGGATGTGGGGGACCGTCCGGCCACCAACCGCGAGGCCCATGCCCGTGGGGCCATTCGCATGGAAGCCACAACCCTCGGCCTGATCCAGCGGGGCGAGACACCAAAAGGAGATCTTCTGGCGGTCGCCCGGGTGGCGGCCATCCAGGCAGCCAAACGAACCTGGGAACTGATTCCCCTGTGCCACCCACTGCCGCTCAGTGGCATGGATGTGACGATCGACGCCGACGCATCGCTGCCTGGCCTGGTCGTCAACTGCCGTTGCCGCACCACAGGCCAGACCGGGGTGGAAATGGAAGCGATGACGGCGGTGTCCGTGGGGTTGCTGACCCTTTACGACATGCTCAAGGCCGTCGATCCAGCCATGACGATCGAGGCGATCCAACTGGAGTTCAAAGAAGGTGGGCGGAACGGTGTCTGGAAACGCTGAGCCCTACGGACGCGAAGGGCTCCCCCTGGAGGAGGCACGTCGACGGGTTCTGGCGGCGATCCAACCGATCACGGCGACCAGCACGGTGCCCCTGCAGGAGGCCCTCGGCCGCATGAGCGCAATGGCAGTGCAAGCCACCGCAGCCGTTCCCGGGTTCCGGGCTTCGATCATGGACGGCTACGCCCTGGGGCAGAGCCACCAGCCCAAGCTCCGAGAGACCTGGCAGCTAAAAGGACGCTCCGCCGCCGGCCAACCCTTCAACGGGACCCTCGTGAACGGCGATGCGATTCGGATCCTCACCGGAGCTCCACTCCCGGACGGTGCTGGCTGGGTGCTGCCCCAGGAGCTGATCACCGTGGACGGCACCACCATCCAGCTGGCGAAAGACGCATCGGATCGTCCCTGGATTCGCCCCGAGGATGAGGAATGCCGACCAGGAGACCTGCTGCTGGCCGCTGGACGGCGCCTGGGTTCAGCCGATCTCGCACGGCTCGCCGGCTGCGGCATCGCCGAGTTAACCGTTGCGAAGCAACCCCGCATCGGGCTGCTGATCAGCGGGGACGAGCTGGTGCCACCCGGAACAGCGCGGCACCCCGGTGCCATCTGGGAGAGCAACGGCACGCTTCTGGAGACGATGCTCCAGGCCCTCGGGCAGTCGGTGACCCAGCGACGGGTGGTGGCCGATCAACCCAACGCCCTGCGGCAGGCCCTGCTTGATCTGGCCAACGACTGCGACGTGGTGGTGAGCACCGGCGGCGTCTCCGCCGGTGACACCGATTGGATCCGACCGCTGGTGGCGGAGCTGGGTGCCGTGGACTTCTGGAAACTGTTCCTTCGCCCGGGTCGCCCCTTCGCCTTTGGAAGCATCGGTGAGGGCGTGCCATTTTTCGGACTACCAGGCAATCCGGTGGCGGCGGCGGTCACCGCTCTGCAACTGCTCTGGCCCGCTCTGCAGGTCCTGGAGGGCCAGACCGAACCGGAGCTGTTCCCCCGGGTGATGGTGGAACTCGCCGACCCGTTGTCCCGCCGACCGGGACGGCCGGAACTGGCCCGGGCCCGCCTTGACACCAACGCCGCAGGCACGCTGCTGGCACGGGTGGATGGCTCGCAGGCCTCCTCCAGGATCGGCTCCCTGCAACACGCCGATCTGCTGTTGGAACTGCCGGCGGAGGCCGGCTCGCTGGAGAGCGGCACCCGCCTCTGGGCACAGGTGATCCGTCAGCGGATTTTCTAAGCCTCATCAGACCGAAAGCGTCGACGCTCCCAGGCCATGAGCTGGCCCGATGCATCGAAATGGATGCTGATCTGCTGAAACAACTCAGCGCCGAGACGCCCACCGATCTCAAGGCTGAAGGGCTGCTCCGGTATCTCACTGGGCACCGAGAACACCAAGCCGTCGGGCATCACGGCTGAGCAGTCGTTGTGCAACAGCTGGCTTGGATCGAAGACCAGTGGAGCGGCATCCTCAGCCTGGCCGTTCACCCCCACTTGCGGCCTGAGCATCTGCCGCTTGCCACTCCATCCCTGCACCGGCGCCAGCAGGGCCTCGGGTGTCCCGCCCGCGGGACGGTCGGGTTCCGGATCGGTGCTGTTCAAGCAACGGAAACCCACCGCTCCAACGCGCTGCAAACGCCAACGGCCGTTCCGCGGTTCCCAGAGCAGCACCAGCATCGAGCGGGAGCGACCGCAGAACAGGTTGATCTCGTGGCCGAAGCGCGGACGATCGGCATCCAAGCCAAGGCTGGACTGGCCCCCCGCCCCGGGAAACTGCCAGCAAACGCCAGCGGCGTTGTAGGTGGCTCGACTGATGGGATAGGTGGCCAGGCCACCGGGAGCAAACGCCAGACCCGAGCCATCCCACACCCCGTGGTCGTCATCGGAAAAGGAAATCACGTAGGTGGTGGGGTCAATCCGGCGCGACGGACGCTGCAGATCCAATCGATTGCTGCCGTCCCGTTCAAACCAGTGGCCACAGCCCTGCCAGTGGCCGGCGAAATTGCGGCGGTTGAGGGTCCATTGATCAGTCATGTCAGTGACGGCATGGAGCAGTCGATCTTCTTAAGGTCGCTGCAACAGCCATCCCCCGCCATGGACCTGACCATCGTTGGCTGCGGGTATTTGGGGCTCGCCCTAGCGGAGCGGCTGCAACTGAGACGGCCACAGCTGAGGCTGACACTGACCACCACCACCAGCGAACGGCTGGAACAACTCAGCCCCCTGGCGGATCGGGTGCAGGTGTGCGACGCCACCGACCCCGCCCAATTGCTGGACGCACTGCGACAAAGCAGCAGCGCGGTGTTTTGTCTGGGTCCCAAAGGAGATCGCCAGGTGGATACCAACGGCTATCGCCACACCTTCGTCGACAGCTTCCGCTGCCTGATGTCGCTGTTGCCACAACTGCCAAATCTGCGACAGATCGTCTACACGAGCAGTTGCTCGGTGTACGGCGATGCCCAGGGTGGCTGGGTGGATGAAGAAACGCCAGCCGAGCCAGGCCGTGGCCATGGCGATGTTCTGCTTGAAAGCGAGCAATTGCTCAGCGGCATCAGCGACCGGCGGGTGTGCATCCTGCGCCTCGGAGCGCTGTATGGCCCCGGACGCGAGCTTGATCGACGCTTGCGCGGGCTCGCCGGAGTAGAACGCCCCGGCAACGGAGCCTCCTACAGCAACTGGCTGCACGTGGCGGATGCCGCCGGTGCCCTGGAAGCAGCACTTGATGGTGAATGGATCGGCGTGGTGAATGTGGTTAATGACGAACCAATTCGACTGCGGGATCTGGTGGGGAAGAGCCTGCAGCGCCAGGGTTTGGCGCCCGTGCACTGGCTTGGACACGACGAACCAGGGTCAGCGGGCCGACGGATCCGCAACACCCGACTCAAACAGCTGGGTTACGAACTGCAGCACCCAAACGTTGATCAGAGCGGTGTGTTCTCCGCCAGCCAGGTGCCCTGACCAGCGCACCACTCCCGCTTCCAGAATGGGGCCTGGTGCTTGAGATGCTCCAAAAGGGCGGCTGAGCAGCGCTGCGCCGCACCACGACGATCCGCCTGCACTGCGACCAGAACGATCGGGTCTCCAGGGGCGAGCCTCCCCACCCGATGCAGCACCAAAATCGGCCCTACCCGGTGCTCGTGCTGCAAACGCTGCGCCATGGCCGTGATCTGACGTTCGCAAAGGCCAGGGAAGTGCTCCAGCTCAAGCGCCTGCAGAGGCCTGCCATCCATGGTGGTGGGACGCACCCGACCAATGAAGATCGCCGCGGCCGCGGCATCCCCACTCCAGATCGCGAGCTGCTGCCAAGGATCAAAGGGATCCGGGCACACCTCCACACAACAACTGGTCATGCTTCAACCCCCCGTGAACGGTGGAAGGAACGCCAGCTCATCACCGGCCTGCAACCGCTGATTGGCACCAACCAACTCCTGGTTGACCGCGATGCTGATGCCCTCCAGCGGGCCAAGATCCAACTGGTTCCAGACCTCACGGGCCGTCGATACCCCTGGCGTGAAGGGGAGGGAACGCTCGGCCCAACCGGCGCGTTCTCGCAGGGAAGCGAACAGCAGCACCTTCAGCACCGCGTCCATGGCAGCTGGAGCGGTTCTAGCGTCCGAAGGCTCCGCCGCTGTGCCATGGGCCTGTCCATCGCCCTGCTCACCATCTCCGACACACGCACCCTTTCGGACGACAGCAGCGGAGATCAGCTGCTGCGCAGCCTTGAAGCCGCCGACCATCGGCTTCACGAGCGACAACTCTGCCCGGATGATCGCTATCAAATCCGCCGTGAGCTGAGCCGCTGGATCGCTGATCCCGCGGTTGATGTGGTGATCACATGCGGCGGTACCGGCTTGACCGGCCGCGATGGCACCCCTGAAGCCGTGGCACCTCTGCTGGACAAAACAATCGAAGGATTCGGAGAACTGTTTCGCGTGCTCTCGTTCGAGCGCATCGGCACCAGCACCCTGCAAAGCCGCTGCCTTGCCGGCGTGGCCAACAGCACCTTTGTTTTTGTGCTGCCGGGATCTCTGGATGCGGTGACTACAGCTTGGGACCGACTCATCCGAGCTCAGCTGGATGCCGACACCCGCCCCTGCAACCTGGCCCAGCTCCGGGCTCGCTTGAAGGAATAGAGCGGGGATGGTCAGAACGGAATCGGCATCGTGACCGCTGCCGGTGTGGGCATGCAGGCTTCAACCTGCTGATCAATCACCTCACCCACCACAACAATCGAGGGTGACTTGAAGGCTTGCGATCGGCATTGATCAGCAACGTCAACCAAGGTTGCTTTGAGGCAACGCTGCCCCGCCACCGTGCCCTGCTGGATCACCGCCACAGGGGTTGTCGCGGCCAAACCACCCGCCAGCAGTTCCTCCGCAATCCGGGGCAGGTTGTGCAGCCCCATGTAGATCACCAATCCGTCACTGGCCGCGGCCAAGGCACGCCAATCCACAGAGGGACGGCGCTTGTCGATTTCCTCATGACCGGTGACAAAGGTCACCGATGACCCCGCCCGCCGGTGCGTGACGGGAATTCCCGCATAAGCAGGGGCAGCGATGCCGGCCGTCACGCCCGGGACCACCTGAACAGAGATGTTCCTTTCCGCCAAGTAAGCCGCTTCTTCACCTCCACGACCAAACAGAAAGGGATCACCCCCCTTCAACCGCACCACCGTGCTGTGTTTCTGGGCCATTTCCACGAGCACGGCGTTGGTGCTCGGTTGCGGCACTGAATGATGCCCACGACGCTTGCCGACAAAACGGCGTTCGCAGGCATCAGGGACAAGATCCAGCACTTCCTCGGGCACCAGCGAGTCGTACACCAGGGCATCGCACTCACGAAGCAGCCGATGCGCCTTCAGCGTGAGCAACTCGGGATCGCCAGGACCGGCTCCCACCAGATAAACGGTTCCGGATTGTTCAGCGGTGCTCACGGCAGAGAAACAAGCAGATCGATCAAGGCCTGACGGGTGGGGGGATGCTCCAGCAGAGGAGGCAATCCACCAGCTTCGCTTAGCGCCTCCGTCATGCGATTCGGAGCTAGAGCCAACGGGAGTGGCCGGGCGCGGGGATGGCGCTGCTGGAACTCCGGCCAAGCATCGAAGGAAACCAACGGCAACGCCAATCGAGACGACAGCATCGTGAGAAACCGATCCGCCACACCTGGACGGAGAGGATGGTGCACCAGCACGGCATCACGGCGTTCAGGCAGAGGAAGCGCTGACAGCACAGCGTCCCACCAGGAGGTCCATGCACCAAGAAAGGGCAGCAAACGCACACTGGCCCCAACTCCATGAAGCCTGTCCCGAATTGCCGGCACGTCCGTTCGGGCGTGAGCTCCAGGCAGCAACAGCAAAGGAACGATCCAAGCGGGTTGGAGAGGAGGCGAAACGGCCTGTTCAGCTGTCAGCACCTCGAGCTGTACCGGCGCCGATCGCCGCTGAGCCAGAAGAGGCGGCAGGGATGCCAAACAGTCGGGAACAGCACCGCCACTGCGGCCGTGCACCACGAGATGCAAACCACGCCGTCTCCCATCGGAAGCGTCATTCCGTAGCAATTGCCACGGATCGATGACCCTGCCGGCTGATGTCATCGGGTTGTTCTGAACGTTGAGGAAGTCATGGCGCCCCGCCGTAATTTTGATCGTGCTCCATTGGACAGCCGCTCCTACCGCGAGCCTCTGGACGGAGGAATCGAGCGCTACGACGCCCGGAACGACCGCTACCGCAGGGGATATGACCCCAGGGACGCCCACTACGACCGACGTCTGGACCGCCCGACCGTGCCCTCCGAGCTGGACCAAGACTTCGCTGCGATGAAGCGCGTTTGGCAAATGCTCCGGGCCGGAGCGGTGCGGATGGT
The Synechococcus sp. PROS-U-1 DNA segment above includes these coding regions:
- a CDS encoding carbonic anhydrase, with product MGIQRRHFLQQTGGLALAALMQARPVEAAEDGFCVPDDPLQALMAGNRRFAEAWRRADQNNWATQQAPSPDPRCFNSPRALAKSQHPWATVLTCSDSRVSPSWVFDTTPGDLFVIRNAGNSAFDEAIASVEYGVSVLKTPLVMVMGHSGCGAVTAAMDANPLTPSLDRLIQPIQESINGSSDLAEAVRSNALASASTLIQRSAVLADAKTSGALKLVVGYFQLSSGVVTLIE
- the moaC gene encoding cyclic pyranopterin monophosphate synthase MoaC, whose protein sequence is MTQNLSHLNQQGEVHMVDVGDRPATNREAHARGAIRMEATTLGLIQRGETPKGDLLAVARVAAIQAAKRTWELIPLCHPLPLSGMDVTIDADASLPGLVVNCRCRTTGQTGVEMEAMTAVSVGLLTLYDMLKAVDPAMTIEAIQLEFKEGGRNGVWKR
- the glp gene encoding gephyrin-like molybdotransferase Glp, translated to MSGNAEPYGREGLPLEEARRRVLAAIQPITATSTVPLQEALGRMSAMAVQATAAVPGFRASIMDGYALGQSHQPKLRETWQLKGRSAAGQPFNGTLVNGDAIRILTGAPLPDGAGWVLPQELITVDGTTIQLAKDASDRPWIRPEDEECRPGDLLLAAGRRLGSADLARLAGCGIAELTVAKQPRIGLLISGDELVPPGTARHPGAIWESNGTLLETMLQALGQSVTQRRVVADQPNALRQALLDLANDCDVVVSTGGVSAGDTDWIRPLVAELGAVDFWKLFLRPGRPFAFGSIGEGVPFFGLPGNPVAAAVTALQLLWPALQVLEGQTEPELFPRVMVELADPLSRRPGRPELARARLDTNAAGTLLARVDGSQASSRIGSLQHADLLLELPAEAGSLESGTRLWAQVIRQRIF
- a CDS encoding DUF3598 family protein, with translation MTDQWTLNRRNFAGHWQGCGHWFERDGSNRLDLQRPSRRIDPTTYVISFSDDDHGVWDGSGLAFAPGGLATYPISRATYNAAGVCWQFPGAGGQSSLGLDADRPRFGHEINLFCGRSRSMLVLLWEPRNGRWRLQRVGAVGFRCLNSTDPEPDRPAGGTPEALLAPVQGWSGKRQMLRPQVGVNGQAEDAAPLVFDPSQLLHNDCSAVMPDGLVFSVPSEIPEQPFSLEIGGRLGAELFQQISIHFDASGQLMAWERRRFRSDEA
- a CDS encoding NAD-dependent epimerase/dehydratase family protein, which codes for MDLTIVGCGYLGLALAERLQLRRPQLRLTLTTTTSERLEQLSPLADRVQVCDATDPAQLLDALRQSSSAVFCLGPKGDRQVDTNGYRHTFVDSFRCLMSLLPQLPNLRQIVYTSSCSVYGDAQGGWVDEETPAEPGRGHGDVLLESEQLLSGISDRRVCILRLGALYGPGRELDRRLRGLAGVERPGNGASYSNWLHVADAAGALEAALDGEWIGVVNVVNDEPIRLRDLVGKSLQRQGLAPVHWLGHDEPGSAGRRIRNTRLKQLGYELQHPNVDQSGVFSASQVP
- a CDS encoding molybdenum cofactor biosynthesis protein MoaE, giving the protein MTSCCVEVCPDPFDPWQQLAIWSGDAAAAAIFIGRVRPTTMDGRPLQALELEHFPGLCERQITAMAQRLQHEHRVGPILVLHRVGRLAPGDPIVLVAVQADRRGAAQRCSAALLEHLKHQAPFWKREWCAGQGTWLAENTPL
- a CDS encoding MoaD/ThiS family protein, whose translation is MDAVLKVLLFASLRERAGWAERSLPFTPGVSTAREVWNQLDLGPLEGISIAVNQELVGANQRLQAGDELAFLPPFTGG
- the moaB gene encoding molybdenum cofactor biosynthesis protein B; amino-acid sequence: MGLSIALLTISDTRTLSDDSSGDQLLRSLEAADHRLHERQLCPDDRYQIRRELSRWIADPAVDVVITCGGTGLTGRDGTPEAVAPLLDKTIEGFGELFRVLSFERIGTSTLQSRCLAGVANSTFVFVLPGSLDAVTTAWDRLIRAQLDADTRPCNLAQLRARLKE
- the cobA gene encoding uroporphyrinogen-III C-methyltransferase is translated as MSTAEQSGTVYLVGAGPGDPELLTLKAHRLLRECDALVYDSLVPEEVLDLVPDACERRFVGKRRGHHSVPQPSTNAVLVEMAQKHSTVVRLKGGDPFLFGRGGEEAAYLAERNISVQVVPGVTAGIAAPAYAGIPVTHRRAGSSVTFVTGHEEIDKRRPSVDWRALAAASDGLVIYMGLHNLPRIAEELLAGGLAATTPVAVIQQGTVAGQRCLKATLVDVADQCRSQAFKSPSIVVVGEVIDQQVEACMPTPAAVTMPIPF
- a CDS encoding DNA mismatch repair protein MutS → MTSAGRVIDPWQLLRNDASDGRRRGLHLVVHGRSGGAVPDCLASLPPLLAQRRSAPVQLEVLTAEQAVSPPLQPAWIVPLLLLPGAHARTDVPAIRDRLHGVGASVRLLPFLGAWTSWWDAVLSALPLPERRDAVLVHHPLRPGVADRFLTMLSSRLALPLVSFDAWPEFQQRHPRARPLPLALAPNRMTEALSEAGGLPPLLEHPPTRQALIDLLVSLP